From one Humulus lupulus chromosome 8, drHumLupu1.1, whole genome shotgun sequence genomic stretch:
- the LOC133793463 gene encoding histidine-containing phosphotransfer protein 4 codes for MDRSNQMRRQIAVMRQSLFDQGFLDEQFIQLEELQDDANPNFVEEVATLYYRDSSRLIYNLDQALEKSPLDFNKLDNYMHQLKGSSTSIGAKKVKAECTQFREYCRTGNGEGCIRTFQQLKREYALLKKKLETFFQMKRQVGPGQAACRSK; via the exons atggacagAAGTAATCAGATGCGCAGGCAGATTGCCGTAATGAGGCAGTCTCTCTTTGATCAG GGATTTCTAGATGAACAATTTATCCAGTTGGAGGAGCTACAAGATGATGCTAATCCTAATTTTGTAGAGGAGGTGGCTACATTATACTACCGAGATTCATCTAGACTCATCTATAACCTGGACCAAGCACT AGAGAAAAGTCCTCTGGATTTTAATAAGTTAGACAACTATATGCACCAACTGAAGGGAAGTAGCACAAG TATTGGAGCCAAAAAAGTGAAAGCAGAGTGCACTCAGTTTAGGGAATATTGTAGGACAGGAAATGGAGAAGG ATGCATTAGGACATTCCAACAGCTGAAGAGGGAGTATGCTCTGTTGAAAAAGAAGCTTGAAACATTTTTTCAG ATGAAAAGACAAGTTGGGCCTGGTCAAGCTGCATGCCGCTCCAagtaa
- the LOC133794363 gene encoding protein PAF1 homolog: MASYRPFPTQSSFGPPSNQNPPPAAAPLPPPSSSQQRVNQYNPAWGYSGTAAGSSNGGDGSVPSAPSYFQNSGFGPSTSSQHYGAPRSQHPAPPPPPHQQYAYAPPPPPESSYPPPPPPPASQNSMNLQPPQPPAYYPSSQFSQFNNQQPPPPPPPPSSPPPPPSSPPPPPSAPPPPTQSKESGPDRGLQDRDRGVHKEVSASGRREHGQSNHGVPHKQQKYPVPSVPVKKANGPSGRVETEDERRLRKRKEYEKIKQEEKHRQQMKESQHSVLQKTQILSSAKGHGSIAGSRMGDRRATSFLSNERIENRLKKPTTFLCKLKFRNELPDPSAQPKLMSMQTEKDLYSRYTITSLEKTYKPKLFVEPDLGIPLDLLDLSVYNPPSVRQPLDPEDEELLRDDEAATPVKKDGIKRKERPTDKGVAWLVKTQYISPLSMESTKQSLTEKQAKELREMKGRNLLENLNDRDRQIKEIEASFVACKSRPVHATNKNLYPVEVMPLLPDFDRYDDQFVFVAFDNAPTADSEIFSKFDHSTRDAHESQAILKSYKVTGSDPGNPEKFLAYMVPAPDELSKDIHDETEDVSFSWVREYHWDVRGDDADDPTTYVVSFDETEARYLPLPTKIVLRKKRAKEGRSNDEIEHFPAPSRVTVRKRPTTSVIELKEPEVYSNPRGSLSNLKRGGSDVEDGLERSHKMGRHEDVDDYSGAEDYLSE; encoded by the exons ATGGCCTCTTACAGGCCGTTCCCTACGCAATCGTCGTTTGGTCCGCCGTCGAACCAGAACCCTCCCCCAGCAGCAGCACCACTACCACCTCCTTCATCATCTCAGCAGCGTGTAAATCAGTATAACCCAGCTTGGGGTTACAGTGGTACTGCTGCCGGTAGTAGCAATGGTGGTGATGGGTCTGTTCCGTCGGCTCCATCTTATTTTCAGAACAGTGGGTTTGGACCTTCAACTTCATCGCAACATTATGGTGCTCCAAGAAGTCAGCACCCTGCTCCCCCACCACCCCCTCACCAACAGTACGCCTATGCACCCCCTCCTCCGCCGGAATCTTCATATCCTCCACCACCACCCCCGCCAGCTTCTCAGAATTCGATGAACTTACAGCCTCCGCAACCTCCTGCGTACTACCCTTCTTCGCAGTTTTCTCAGTTCAACAATCAGCAGCCACCGCCCCCTCCCCCACCTCCAAGttcaccaccaccacctccaAGTTCACCACCACCACCTCCCTCGGCTCCTCCTCCACCAACTCAGAGCAAGGAGAGCGGTCCAGATAGGGGGTTGCAAGATCGCGATAGAGGGGTTCATAAGGAGGTATCAGCGTCCGGGAGGAGAGAACATGGGCAATCGAATCACGGAGTTCCTCATAAACAGCAGAAATATCCCGTTCCTTCGGTACCAGTAAagaaagcaaatgggccttcaggGAGAGTGGAGACAGAAGATGAGAGGAGGTTGAGGAAAAGGAAAGAATATGAAAAGATTAAACAAGAAGAGAAGCACAGGCAGCAAATGAAGGAGTCACAGCACTCAGTTTTGCAAAAAACTCAAATTTTGTCTTCTGCCAAGGGGCATGGTTCAATTGCAGGGTCACGAATGGGAGACAGGAGGGCTACTTCATTCTTAAGCAATGAAAGGATTGAGAATAGGCTAAAGAAGCCAACAACATTTTTATGCAAGTTGAA ATTCCGGAATGAACTTCCAGACCCAAGTGCACAACCGAAGCTCATGTCTATGCAGACAGAAAAAGATCT ATACTCAAGGTACACCATTACGTCGTTGGAAAAAACATACAAGCCCAAGCTTTTTGTCGAGCCAGATCTTGGGATCCCTCTTGACCTACTTGACCTCAGTGTATACAA TCCACCCAGTGTTAGACAACCCCTTGATCCAGAAGATGAGGAATTGTTGCGCGATGATGAAGCAGCAACCCCTGTGAAAAAAGATGGAATTAAGAGGAAAGAAAGGCCTACTGATAAAGGAGTTGCATGGCTGGTAAAGACTCAATATATATCTCCTCTGAGCATGGAATCGACCAAACAG TCTCTAACTGAAAAACAAGCTAAAGAACTGCGAGAAATGAAAGGCCGCAACCTTTTGGAGAATCTCAATGACAG GGATAGACAAATTAAGGAAATTGAGGCATCTTTTGTGGCATGCAAGTCGCGCCCTGTTCATGCTACCAATAAGAACTTATATCCTGTTGAGGTTATGCCTTTATTGCCTGATTTTGACAG GTACGATGATCAATTCGTCTTTGTGGCATTCGATAATGCTCCTACGGCTGATTCGGAAATCTTCAGCAAGTTTGACCATTCTACCCGTGATGCTCACGAATCACAG GCCATATTAAAAAGTTACAAGGTGACCGGCTCGGATCCAGGGAACCCAGAGAAGTTTTTGGCTTACATGGTCCCTGCTCCAGATGAG TTGTCGAAGGATATTCATGATGAAACTGAAGATGTTTCATTTTCTTGGGTTCGTGAATACCACTGGGAT GTACGAGGTGATGATGCAGATGACCCCACAACATACGTCGTTTCATTTGATGAAACAGAAGCACGCTACTTG CCTCTTCCCACGAAGATTGTTTTAAGGAAAAAGAGGGCTAAAGAAGGAAGATCTAATGATGAGATCGAACATTTTCCTGCTCCTTCAAGAGTGACTGTAAGGAAGCGACCAACTACTTCTGTTATAGAATTGAAAGAACCAGAG GTTTATTCAAATCCGAGGGGAAGTCTTTCGAATTTGAAAAGAGGTGGGTCTGATGTTGAAGACGGCCTCGAAAGATCACATAAAATGGGTCGACATGAAGACGTTGACGACTATAGTGGTGCTGAAGATTATTTGTCTGAATAA